From Methanobacterium congolense, one genomic window encodes:
- a CDS encoding ABC transporter permease, translating to MEFKLISNCTQQLLGQVKDMNFTTITKWEFKGTLSSRKFLMIFLLQISVLLLMIVVFNSFTANLESENGISLTPSLSGFASLDVQDESGLFINRLNPEILDVTRSNYNNSIMRMEAGRTTGFLMVPDDVATSINAMEPVNLNLYLDYSDPKSVVVLDEVNSTSKIMSTAITASWVNSLSPQNTSTQNFKQQSSGESLPLQIINKAMMAIILFLPILLFGNIIMDSVVGEKERKTAEILIAMPVSHADIIIGKSLASILLIALQVGIWILILLITGFAIKNPLLVYAFILMASVPIVGITTALSVYAKNYKEAGIGISILYIGVAGFLAVPALAYISTRSTLANISPMTVVMRLFSGEVIPLTDYAVTVLFAFIFSVLSYWVAVKLSRRDDVVFGPRPGILRLIWDLISFKKV from the coding sequence TTGGAATTTAAGCTGATATCAAATTGCACACAGCAACTGTTAGGACAGGTTAAAGACATGAACTTCACAACCATAACCAAATGGGAGTTTAAAGGAACTCTTTCAAGCAGAAAATTCCTTATGATATTTTTGCTCCAGATTTCGGTCCTTCTCTTAATGATAGTTGTCTTCAACTCCTTCACTGCAAACCTGGAATCTGAAAATGGAATTTCACTCACCCCTTCACTTTCAGGATTCGCATCCCTGGATGTTCAGGATGAATCTGGACTCTTCATAAACAGGTTGAATCCTGAAATACTTGATGTAACCCGATCCAACTACAACAACTCCATAATGAGGATGGAAGCGGGAAGAACAACTGGGTTTCTAATGGTTCCAGATGATGTTGCAACCAGTATAAACGCAATGGAACCTGTAAATCTGAACCTATACTTGGACTACAGTGATCCAAAGAGTGTTGTTGTACTGGATGAAGTTAATTCAACCTCCAAGATAATGTCCACAGCCATAACAGCATCATGGGTGAATTCATTAAGCCCCCAGAACACATCAACACAGAATTTTAAACAGCAATCCTCTGGTGAATCCTTACCCCTTCAGATAATAAACAAGGCCATGATGGCCATCATACTCTTTCTCCCAATACTCCTTTTTGGAAACATCATAATGGATAGTGTTGTGGGCGAAAAAGAGCGTAAAACTGCTGAAATACTCATAGCAATGCCAGTATCCCATGCAGATATTATAATTGGAAAGAGCCTGGCATCCATTCTTTTAATAGCTCTACAGGTGGGGATATGGATACTAATTCTTTTGATAACGGGTTTCGCGATAAAGAATCCTTTACTTGTATACGCTTTCATATTGATGGCTTCTGTACCTATAGTTGGTATAACAACAGCTCTATCTGTATATGCAAAGAATTACAAGGAAGCAGGCATTGGAATAAGCATTCTTTACATTGGGGTAGCGGGATTTCTTGCAGTACCTGCTCTGGCTTATATATCAACCAGATCAACACTTGCAAACATATCTCCAATGACAGTAGTCATGAGGCTATTCTCGGGTGAGGTCATACCCCTTACAGACTACGCTGTTACAGTATTATTCGCATTTATATTCAGTGTTCTATCCTACTGGGTTGCAGTGAAACTCTCCCGGAGGGATGATGTTGTATTTGGACCTCGTCCTGGAATTTTAAGGCTGATATGGGATTTGATCAGCTTTAAAAAGGTTTGA
- a CDS encoding molybdopterin molybdotransferase MoeA encodes MFISELIPVKKALDIIKRSLKPTDVEEVPLEDAYRRVLAEDVESLLSSPPFDRSAMDGYAIKAEDTFGFSESNPAHLKIVDRIGAGQMSNVVVQSGEAVKIATGAPIPSGANAVVMEEYTVEDGNELQVEMSLPPGENVSPLGEDLKRGDKVLESGQILRPQDLAIIASSGYDSVKVFKKPKIGVIITGSELVSPRSELKGAEIINSNYYTVKALVESTLALPTLTHCVDNGEIVEEAVLQMLETHDAVITTGGTAISKGDVVVDVADKLGDVLIHGVAVRPGKPFGFGKIQGKPVFMLSGYPVATMVQFDVFVRQALEMIQGIQRELPVVRMKTGKKIASSLGRTDYIRAKTHGEHVSPIKISGSGIIRSMVESDSYVLIEENLEGIEDGEDCKVVMYDSLRL; translated from the coding sequence ATGTTTATATCGGAATTAATACCTGTGAAAAAAGCATTGGATATCATTAAAAGGTCCCTTAAACCAACTGATGTTGAAGAAGTCCCCCTTGAAGATGCTTACAGGAGAGTGCTTGCAGAGGATGTGGAATCCCTCTTATCCTCACCCCCATTTGATAGATCAGCAATGGATGGTTATGCAATAAAGGCTGAAGACACCTTCGGGTTTTCAGAAAGCAATCCTGCACACCTCAAAATAGTGGACAGGATTGGAGCAGGGCAGATGTCAAATGTTGTGGTTCAAAGTGGAGAAGCCGTTAAAATTGCAACGGGGGCTCCAATACCCAGTGGGGCTAACGCCGTGGTGATGGAGGAGTACACTGTTGAAGATGGAAATGAACTGCAGGTTGAAATGTCCCTACCACCTGGTGAGAATGTAAGTCCCCTTGGAGAGGACCTAAAGAGAGGAGATAAAGTTTTAGAATCAGGCCAGATTTTAAGACCCCAGGACCTTGCAATAATCGCATCATCAGGATACGACTCGGTTAAAGTCTTCAAAAAACCGAAAATTGGAGTGATAATCACTGGAAGCGAGCTGGTGTCCCCAAGATCAGAGCTAAAGGGTGCAGAAATTATAAATTCCAATTATTACACGGTTAAGGCCCTTGTTGAGAGTACACTGGCCCTTCCAACGCTCACACACTGCGTGGACAATGGAGAGATTGTTGAGGAAGCCGTACTGCAGATGCTTGAAACCCATGATGCCGTTATAACAACTGGGGGGACAGCCATCAGTAAGGGAGACGTTGTTGTGGACGTTGCAGATAAACTGGGAGACGTTTTGATACATGGGGTTGCGGTCCGGCCTGGAAAACCATTCGGATTTGGAAAAATTCAGGGCAAACCTGTTTTCATGCTTTCAGGTTATCCTGTGGCCACAATGGTCCAGTTCGATGTTTTTGTAAGGCAGGCACTGGAGATGATCCAGGGAATACAAAGGGAACTACCAGTTGTTAGGATGAAGACTGGAAAGAAAATAGCATCAAGCCTCGGAAGAACAGATTACATCCGGGCTAAAACTCATGGCGAACACGTAAGTCCAATTAAAATAAGTGGATCTGGAATTATAAGGTCAATGGTTGAATCTGACTCCTACGTTTTAATAGAGGAAAACCTCGAAGGTATTGAGGATGGTGAGGACTGCAAGGTTGTGATGTACGATTCCTTGAGGCTTTAG
- a CDS encoding cadmium resistance transporter, which yields MELDDTSGYWRNVFQVAAVTFTNGGDNLGVYGPLFAGMSPGNISIVIMVFLVMVGVWCILAILMVENRFLQDKIEKYGHILLPFVLITLGLMILAGGIVEAL from the coding sequence GTGGAGTTGGATGATACTTCAGGATATTGGAGAAACGTATTTCAAGTTGCAGCGGTGACCTTCACCAACGGTGGGGATAACTTGGGAGTTTATGGCCCACTCTTTGCAGGCATGTCACCAGGCAACATATCCATCGTGATCATGGTATTCCTGGTCATGGTGGGAGTATGGTGCATTTTGGCCATTTTAATGGTGGAAAACAGGTTTTTACAGGATAAAATAGAGAAATACGGCCATATTTTGTTGCCATTTGTTTTGATAACATTGGGTCTCATGATACTTGCAGGTGGAATCGTGGAGGCACTGTGA
- a CDS encoding ABC transporter permease, which yields MGLYKLSFKNIRRRKLRSALTMLGIVIGVATLVLLIGFGSGMTSYMKEKTNAMGGDLSIVNSTGGAFMGSTGDSYLSSEAVSKIKNMSQLYNIKEETQFTTTMNRTPLMVVGLNDWSQVNVNGTTGVVINKELMDTFGYKIGSNITINDKKFTVTGTTSEGVGMGVVIMDVDKALPLNDNKVSTITANVKGDPDTVKSAVESQVDGTTALTKSDFTKQIDEMMSGLLLFIGAIASIGLIVGLISIVNIMLVNVTERTKEIGVLKAIGFTNREVLGSILTEAGLLGFIGAVIGVVVAAALLELAIILFSQQIGMEGITLSYMLPLWLVGVVIVGATVLSILAGLYPAWRASRLNVVDALRNE from the coding sequence ATGGGACTCTACAAACTATCATTTAAAAACATTCGACGAAGAAAACTCAGAAGTGCCCTGACCATGCTCGGCATCGTTATCGGTGTTGCAACACTGGTACTTCTCATAGGATTTGGCTCTGGAATGACATCTTACATGAAGGAGAAGACCAATGCAATGGGTGGGGACCTTTCCATAGTCAACAGCACTGGTGGGGCCTTCATGGGATCTACAGGTGATTCTTATTTAAGTTCAGAGGCTGTTTCAAAGATAAAGAACATGTCTCAGCTTTACAACATCAAGGAAGAAACCCAGTTCACAACAACCATGAACAGAACGCCCTTGATGGTGGTTGGACTCAACGACTGGAGTCAGGTCAATGTCAATGGAACCACAGGTGTTGTCATCAACAAGGAGCTCATGGATACATTCGGATACAAAATTGGAAGCAATATAACCATCAACGACAAGAAATTCACTGTAACCGGAACAACCAGTGAAGGCGTTGGAATGGGGGTGGTTATCATGGACGTTGACAAGGCCCTTCCACTCAACGACAACAAGGTTTCAACCATAACAGCAAATGTTAAAGGCGATCCAGACACAGTTAAGAGTGCTGTGGAAAGCCAGGTTGATGGCACAACTGCCCTTACCAAATCAGACTTCACAAAACAGATAGATGAGATGATGAGTGGACTTCTACTGTTCATAGGTGCCATAGCCAGCATAGGATTGATAGTTGGACTCATAAGTATAGTTAACATCATGCTGGTTAATGTAACAGAACGAACTAAAGAAATTGGAGTATTAAAAGCCATAGGATTCACAAACAGGGAAGTATTAGGTAGTATACTCACAGAGGCAGGACTCTTAGGATTTATAGGTGCGGTCATAGGTGTTGTTGTTGCTGCAGCCCTTCTTGAACTTGCAATAATACTCTTCTCCCAGCAGATAGGTATGGAGGGTATCACACTATCTTACATGCTTCCATTATGGCTTGTTGGAGTTGTGATAGTCGGTGCCACTGTATTGAGTATTTTGGCAGGTCTTTATCCTGCATGGCGCGCTTCAAGGCTGAACGTTGTTGATGCACTGAGGAATGAATGA
- a CDS encoding ABC transporter permease: MKVMALAKKESQDILKNRIYLMVLFVQVFIILGAFGLAFMSSVVTDPALLDHYGASRALTVGISENMSGSTLAEDLKSQNLNLYYYKDLDQAKKLLGTRLVAVVEVSPTPEQNVTVDFNTANVFYPVISTKISNAIVKFKTDKRLESAGLNSSQIQKVENMVNLNVVPVKKSESSRLALNSPYFVEIMYGFLVPFILLLPLFLASNIVTDSIVGERERKTFEVLLMAPISNSMVIFGKTLPILSFALIQSMAWILLLELLGVPIYNALTLFFILFFIGLGFISIGIIISMFVDSTKEANSAITIVLVFATFILFTPLFIKASYFEAILNFIPTVLMVKLASTPVLNFKTLLYIVPTALISMILFLITVRYFRHERAIRL, from the coding sequence ATGAAAGTAATGGCCCTTGCAAAGAAAGAATCTCAGGACATACTTAAAAACAGGATATATCTCATGGTACTTTTTGTACAGGTTTTCATAATCCTGGGCGCATTTGGTCTGGCATTCATGAGCTCCGTTGTAACGGATCCCGCACTTCTCGATCATTATGGTGCCAGTAGAGCCCTTACTGTTGGAATTTCAGAGAATATGAGTGGTTCAACCCTTGCAGAGGATCTTAAATCCCAGAACTTGAACCTTTACTACTACAAGGACCTTGATCAGGCCAAAAAACTTCTTGGAACCAGGTTGGTTGCTGTTGTTGAGGTTTCACCCACACCGGAACAGAACGTGACTGTTGATTTCAACACTGCCAATGTTTTCTATCCGGTTATTTCAACCAAGATATCAAACGCCATAGTTAAGTTCAAAACAGATAAGAGACTGGAATCTGCAGGACTCAACTCTTCACAGATCCAGAAGGTTGAGAACATGGTCAATTTAAACGTTGTACCTGTTAAGAAGAGTGAAAGTTCCAGACTGGCACTCAACAGCCCCTACTTCGTTGAGATAATGTATGGATTCCTGGTGCCCTTCATACTTTTGCTGCCCCTATTCCTTGCAAGCAACATAGTAACGGACAGTATAGTGGGGGAACGTGAAAGAAAAACCTTTGAAGTTCTGTTGATGGCACCAATATCGAATTCAATGGTCATATTCGGTAAAACATTACCAATACTTTCATTTGCACTGATTCAGAGCATGGCCTGGATATTACTGCTCGAACTACTTGGGGTTCCAATATACAATGCCTTGACACTATTCTTCATCCTGTTCTTCATTGGACTGGGATTCATAAGCATTGGGATAATCATATCCATGTTCGTTGACAGTACAAAGGAAGCAAACTCTGCAATAACAATTGTGCTCGTGTTTGCAACATTCATACTCTTCACACCCCTTTTTATAAAGGCTTCCTACTTCGAGGCCATACTGAACTTCATACCAACGGTTTTAATGGTTAAACTCGCATCAACACCGGTATTGAACTTCAAAACACTTTTATATATAGTTCCAACGGCCCTAATTTCGATGATTTTGTTCTTAATAACGGTGAGGTACTTCAGGCATGAAAGAGCCATCAGACTTTGA
- a CDS encoding cadmium resistance transporter: protein MDAITSILVAVSAFAATNIDDLVVLMFFFAAGKHEKRSVVIGQYLGFLSLVMVSSTAYFLQFLVPSYFLSLLGIFPVAIGFKKTCESKTRC from the coding sequence ATGGATGCCATTACCTCAATCTTAGTTGCAGTTTCAGCCTTTGCAGCAACCAACATCGATGATTTAGTTGTGCTGATGTTCTTCTTTGCAGCTGGAAAACATGAAAAAAGATCCGTAGTTATTGGACAGTACCTTGGATTCCTATCCCTTGTAATGGTAAGCAGCACAGCTTATTTTCTTCAGTTTCTTGTTCCATCATACTTCCTCAGTCTTCTTGGAATCTTTCCAGTTGCAATAGGATTTAAAAAAACTTGCGAATCTAAGACAAGATGCTAA
- a CDS encoding diacylglycerol/polyprenol kinase family protein codes for MKKELWRQLVHASGVFIVVLGFFITPELLILLCIGLVVLAETLFQLDKSHHIPLFSRILTTCKRKDDERGFIYFFIGITLTIYIFKFNMNVVNAAILILLFGDSASTLIGKRFGRHKLPFQNEKTFEGSLSFLLVGCTVALTQLPMLPAISGALFGAITEAYSPIDDNIPVPIVSALAMSLIIYML; via the coding sequence ATGAAAAAAGAGCTCTGGAGACAGTTGGTCCATGCATCAGGTGTTTTCATAGTTGTACTGGGATTCTTCATTACTCCCGAGCTTCTAATACTGCTCTGCATTGGATTGGTGGTGCTGGCTGAAACCTTGTTTCAGCTTGACAAATCCCACCACATACCTCTTTTTTCAAGGATACTAACGACCTGTAAAAGAAAAGATGATGAAAGGGGTTTTATATACTTTTTTATTGGAATAACCCTTACCATCTACATTTTTAAATTCAACATGAACGTGGTCAACGCAGCAATACTCATCTTGCTCTTCGGTGACTCTGCCTCAACACTCATTGGAAAACGGTTCGGCAGACACAAACTACCATTCCAGAATGAAAAAACCTTTGAAGGCAGTTTATCCTTCCTTCTTGTTGGATGTACAGTGGCCCTTACACAGTTACCAATGTTACCTGCAATTTCAGGAGCTTTGTTCGGAGCCATCACAGAGGCTTACAGCCCAATAGATGATAACATCCCCGTTCCCATTGTATCTGCCCTTGCAATGAGCTTAATCATTTACATGCTTTGA
- a CDS encoding helix-turn-helix transcriptional regulator, whose translation MKTKIKEYRKELKMTQEELADMVDVSRQTIVSLERGKYNPSLILAYKITKALKKEHIEDVFDLEASPC comes from the coding sequence ATGAAAACCAAAATAAAAGAATACAGAAAAGAGCTTAAAATGACTCAGGAGGAGTTGGCAGACATGGTTGATGTGAGCAGGCAAACCATAGTGTCTCTGGAACGTGGTAAATATAACCCGTCCCTAATTTTGGCTTATAAAATAACCAAAGCACTTAAAAAAGAGCACATAGAAGATGTGTTTGATCTGGAAGCATCACCATGTTAG
- a CDS encoding ABC transporter ATP-binding protein, which yields MDSKSTFSEKSSKNTFENIIEFRDVWKTYKMGDEEINALAGLNLSLKTGSFTAIMGPSGSGKSTLLHVAGILDMPTRGTFLLKGKETGKLSQKEQAMFRRREIGFVFQRFNLLPQLTALENVMLPMIKQDPAKAREIMDKVGLEGKYSKLPSQLSGGEQQRVAIARALINDPSIILADEPTGELDTKNAGIIMQIIQDLNKKEGVSVVIVTHNMESAEFADEIIKMRDGKMVG from the coding sequence ATGGATTCTAAAAGTACATTCTCTGAAAAATCTTCGAAAAACACCTTTGAAAACATAATAGAATTCAGGGATGTTTGGAAGACTTACAAGATGGGTGATGAGGAAATAAATGCCCTTGCAGGATTAAACCTTTCCCTGAAAACTGGTTCCTTCACAGCCATAATGGGACCATCCGGTTCAGGTAAATCAACACTTCTACACGTTGCAGGAATACTTGACATGCCCACAAGGGGGACATTCCTTCTCAAAGGAAAGGAAACAGGCAAACTCTCTCAAAAAGAACAGGCAATGTTTCGAAGAAGGGAGATAGGTTTTGTTTTCCAACGTTTCAACCTTCTACCCCAGTTAACGGCCCTGGAGAATGTGATGCTACCAATGATTAAACAGGATCCTGCAAAAGCCCGGGAAATCATGGATAAAGTTGGGCTTGAAGGAAAATATTCCAAACTTCCATCCCAGCTTTCTGGTGGTGAACAGCAGAGGGTGGCAATTGCAAGGGCCCTCATAAATGATCCCTCCATAATACTTGCAGATGAACCCACAGGTGAACTTGACACCAAAAATGCAGGAATCATAATGCAGATAATCCAGGATCTGAATAAAAAAGAAGGGGTAAGTGTTGTAATCGTAACCCACAACATGGAGTCTGCAGAATTCGCAGATGAAATCATCAAGATGAGGGATGGAAAGATGGTTGGATAA
- a CDS encoding ABC transporter ATP-binding protein, whose translation MASEDVMIKIDSLTKSFGRIKALNDLNLEIGRGELLGIIGSNGAGKTTTIRIICCILKPDSGDVLVDGHSIQIDPIKIKSMIGYLPEEPNLYERFKARELLRYFAELYGVPKGEIESRIEELLELVGMSDRADDKINTFSKGLRQRVGIARALIHDPPIIIFDEPTMGLDPATANTIRGFIRKLKGKKTIILCTHYMDEAESLCDRVAIVNKGQIIDIGTPEYLESKVHGDIILKVRVNNPQSIDTNKIKNICSVDALSIDGNEFSVSLNSRKDISQIVDVFGEEVVSVNTKEPTLEDVFINTVK comes from the coding sequence ATGGCCTCAGAAGATGTAATGATAAAAATAGACTCTCTTACAAAGTCATTCGGCAGGATAAAGGCACTCAATGATTTAAATCTTGAGATAGGTAGGGGTGAGCTTCTTGGAATAATAGGATCCAATGGGGCTGGTAAAACCACCACAATCAGGATAATCTGCTGTATACTTAAACCAGACTCTGGGGATGTTCTGGTTGACGGTCACAGCATACAGATAGATCCAATAAAAATAAAATCCATGATAGGTTACCTACCAGAGGAACCCAACCTTTATGAACGTTTTAAAGCAAGAGAACTTTTAAGGTACTTTGCAGAGCTTTACGGAGTTCCAAAGGGGGAAATAGAATCCAGGATAGAGGAGCTTCTTGAACTTGTAGGGATGAGTGACAGGGCAGATGATAAAATAAACACCTTCTCAAAGGGTCTTCGACAGAGGGTGGGAATTGCAAGGGCTCTAATCCATGATCCTCCAATTATAATCTTTGATGAACCTACAATGGGCCTGGATCCAGCCACTGCAAACACCATCAGGGGCTTCATAAGAAAGCTCAAGGGTAAAAAAACCATAATACTATGCACCCATTACATGGATGAAGCAGAGTCCCTCTGTGACAGGGTTGCAATCGTTAACAAGGGTCAGATAATAGACATAGGAACTCCAGAGTACCTGGAATCCAAGGTTCATGGAGACATAATCCTCAAGGTCAGGGTAAACAATCCCCAATCAATCGATACGAATAAAATTAAGAATATCTGCTCTGTTGATGCTCTTTCAATTGATGGAAACGAATTTTCAGTGTCACTCAACTCAAGGAAAGATATTTCACAGATAGTGGATGTTTTTGGCGAAGAAGTGGTATCTGTAAATACCAAGGAACCCACACTGGAAGATGTGTTCATAAACACGGTCAAATAG
- the purL gene encoding phosphoribosylformylglycinamidine synthase subunit PurL, protein MALTDAELEYVKKELGREPNSLEYGMLDIMFSEHCSYKSSRPVLRLFPNEGENVILGPGDDAGIVELTDELALVIGMESHNHPSAIEPYGGAGTGIGGIIRDIISMGAKPVALLDSLRFGYLEDQKSRYLFEHVVKGISDYGNRVGIPTVGGEVEFDDNFKSNPLVNVVCVGLVPKDEIVLGVAPNPGDIFVLMGGRTGRDGIHGVTFASEELTTKSEIEDRPAVQVGDPFTKKQVMEATFEALEKIDVQGLKDLGGGGLTCCISEMAAKGENGAVVELTKIPLREKGMTPYEIMLSESQERMVFVVHPEDVDALMEVFNKYELPAAPIGTVTDDGQFVMTKDREVISKLPCELLADPPSIEREAIAPASVPEVVEVPEVPVEEALLKLLSSENIASKKWVYRQYDHEVQVRTVVKPGDDAAVMKVDDKKAFAVTSDCNSIHTKLDPYHGGAGSVAEAIRNVVSMGAEPICIADCLNFGNPEKPEVFWQFRECVKGMSDVANKFKTPVISGNVSFYNETEGITVNPSPVVGVAGSMDLKDIRTSEFKGEGDVIIVIGATRPELGGSEYYRSVHGVVAGKAPEVHLDDEYASAMAILDIIRNDEEGNITAVHDCSAGGLGVAISEMAISSGLGAFIDITKIPGESDMNLCERLFSESHGRYILTVKEYAADEVVSKIKSMDVEAAAVGKVNGNLLIIDETVEIPVSKLEESYSGVIEKFMA, encoded by the coding sequence ATGGCTTTAACAGATGCTGAATTGGAATACGTTAAAAAAGAACTTGGAAGAGAACCCAACTCCCTTGAATATGGAATGCTGGACATAATGTTCTCAGAACACTGCTCCTACAAGAGCAGTCGTCCCGTACTGAGGTTGTTCCCAAATGAGGGAGAAAATGTTATCCTGGGCCCTGGAGACGATGCAGGAATAGTTGAACTTACAGATGAACTGGCATTGGTCATTGGAATGGAAAGCCACAACCACCCCTCTGCAATCGAACCATACGGTGGTGCAGGAACAGGTATCGGTGGAATAATAAGGGACATCATATCAATGGGAGCCAAACCCGTGGCATTATTGGATTCACTCAGATTCGGATACCTTGAAGACCAGAAATCTCGTTACCTCTTTGAACACGTTGTTAAGGGAATATCAGATTATGGTAACAGGGTTGGAATCCCAACCGTTGGTGGAGAGGTTGAATTCGATGATAACTTCAAATCCAACCCCCTTGTGAACGTTGTTTGTGTGGGACTCGTACCAAAAGACGAGATAGTCCTTGGAGTGGCACCAAACCCCGGTGACATCTTCGTTCTCATGGGAGGACGTACAGGCCGTGACGGAATCCACGGTGTGACCTTCGCCTCAGAAGAGCTCACAACCAAATCTGAAATTGAGGACAGACCTGCAGTCCAGGTTGGTGACCCGTTCACCAAAAAACAGGTCATGGAAGCAACCTTCGAAGCCCTTGAAAAGATCGATGTACAGGGACTCAAGGACCTTGGAGGTGGAGGTTTAACCTGCTGTATATCAGAAATGGCTGCAAAGGGAGAAAATGGTGCAGTTGTTGAACTCACGAAGATACCACTGCGTGAAAAGGGCATGACGCCCTACGAGATAATGCTGTCAGAATCACAGGAAAGAATGGTGTTCGTTGTACATCCTGAGGATGTGGATGCACTCATGGAGGTATTCAATAAGTACGAACTTCCTGCAGCCCCAATTGGTACCGTTACAGATGATGGACAGTTCGTTATGACCAAGGACAGAGAGGTTATATCAAAACTTCCATGCGAACTCCTTGCAGACCCACCATCCATTGAAAGAGAAGCCATTGCCCCAGCATCTGTCCCTGAAGTTGTTGAAGTTCCCGAGGTTCCAGTTGAAGAGGCCCTACTGAAACTTCTCTCATCCGAGAACATCGCAAGTAAGAAATGGGTTTACAGGCAGTACGATCATGAGGTGCAGGTAAGAACCGTTGTTAAACCTGGAGATGATGCTGCAGTAATGAAGGTTGATGATAAAAAGGCATTTGCAGTAACATCGGACTGTAACAGCATTCATACGAAGCTTGACCCATATCATGGGGGTGCAGGTTCAGTTGCAGAGGCCATAAGGAACGTTGTTTCAATGGGAGCTGAACCCATCTGCATAGCAGACTGTTTGAACTTCGGAAACCCTGAAAAACCCGAGGTTTTCTGGCAGTTCAGGGAATGTGTCAAGGGGATGTCAGACGTTGCAAACAAGTTTAAAACACCAGTTATAAGTGGAAACGTGAGTTTCTACAATGAAACTGAAGGAATAACTGTCAACCCATCACCTGTTGTTGGTGTTGCAGGATCCATGGATCTTAAGGACATAAGAACCTCTGAATTCAAAGGTGAAGGCGATGTGATCATCGTTATCGGTGCAACCAGACCAGAGCTAGGTGGATCCGAGTACTACAGATCTGTGCACGGAGTCGTTGCAGGTAAAGCACCAGAAGTCCATCTTGATGATGAGTACGCTTCTGCAATGGCAATTCTTGACATCATAAGAAATGATGAAGAAGGTAACATCACTGCAGTACATGACTGTTCTGCAGGTGGATTGGGAGTTGCAATCTCTGAAATGGCAATTTCAAGCGGTTTAGGAGCATTCATCGACATAACCAAGATTCCAGGTGAATCCGATATGAATCTATGTGAAAGGTTGTTCTCTGAATCCCATGGTCGTTACATATTAACGGTTAAGGAATATGCTGCAGACGAAGTTGTTAGTAAAATAAAGTCCATGGATGTTGAAGCTGCAGCTGTGGGAAAAGTCAATGGTAACTTGTTAATCATAGATGAAACCGTTGAAATTCCTGTTTCAAAGCTTGAAGAATCTTACAGTGGAGTTATAGAAAAATTCATGGCATGA